One window of Treponema denticola genomic DNA carries:
- a CDS encoding SanA/YdcF family protein codes for MKSKSIKKIFLCLIFLFALILIGIAGINIYMLSYSKPYIYKNISALPEKYVVIVPGAKVYKNTVSHVVRDRIEAAVNCLKNKKAERVLISGDHGRKGYDEVNRMRIFMQDIYGTDENLIFMDHAGFSTYETMYRAREIFCIEDAVVVTQAFHTARAVYIGRKLGLDVIAYEAPEVLRYSRETRISWEIREALARVKTFFLVMFNVKPTFLGKKIPITGNAKDSWDF; via the coding sequence ATGAAATCCAAATCCATAAAAAAAATATTCTTATGCCTTATTTTTCTCTTTGCTTTAATTTTAATAGGAATTGCAGGCATAAACATCTACATGCTTAGCTATTCAAAACCTTATATTTATAAAAACATTTCCGCCTTGCCGGAAAAATATGTTGTGATTGTCCCCGGAGCTAAGGTATATAAAAACACGGTTTCACACGTTGTGAGGGATAGGATCGAAGCTGCCGTAAATTGTTTAAAAAACAAAAAAGCTGAAAGAGTTTTGATTTCAGGCGACCACGGAAGAAAGGGCTATGATGAGGTAAACAGAATGCGTATTTTTATGCAGGATATTTACGGCACTGACGAAAATCTAATATTTATGGATCATGCAGGTTTTTCTACCTATGAAACAATGTACCGTGCCCGGGAAATCTTTTGTATTGAAGATGCCGTTGTGGTAACACAGGCCTTCCATACCGCAAGAGCCGTCTACATAGGAAGAAAACTAGGCCTCGATGTTATAGCCTATGAAGCTCCTGAGGTTTTAAGGTACAGCAGGGAAACCCGTATCAGCTGGGAAATAAGAGAAGCTCTAGCAAGGGTAAAAACCTTCTTTTTAGTAATGTTCAATGTGAAGCCTACATTCCTCGGTAAGAAAATACCTATAACGGGAAATGCAAAAGACTCATGGGATTTTTAA
- a CDS encoding type II toxin-antitoxin system RelE/ParE family toxin — MKYQVVISDQAKEDLSSIYSYILNNLKSKINADAVFKRLYEAMQDLNFMPYRYHLYPKEPWLSRGIRFFSVGNYSIFYAVDEDTLTVTIIHVVCGGIQYEIPASEGGIDGLLNSGKIERR, encoded by the coding sequence ATGAAATACCAAGTTGTTATTTCAGATCAAGCAAAAGAAGATTTGAGCAGTATTTATTCTTACATATTAAATAATTTAAAATCAAAAATTAATGCCGATGCCGTTTTTAAGCGTCTTTATGAAGCAATGCAAGACTTAAATTTTATGCCGTATAGGTATCATCTATATCCAAAAGAACCATGGTTATCTCGTGGGATAAGATTCTTTAGTGTAGGTAATTATTCAATCTTTTACGCAGTTGATGAAGATACTTTAACTGTTACAATTATTCATGTGGTTTGCGGAGGTATACAATATGAGATTCCTGCTTCTGAGGGTGGAATCGACGGATTATTAAATAGTGGAAAAATTGAGCGAAGATGA
- a CDS encoding AbgT family transporter encodes MDKKKNKEVSGFLKGVERIGNKLPHPAIIFLILSIIVIIVSALAEAYGTPVTYFDAKKGKEVTIGAVSLLNLDGLRYILNTATKNFTGFAPLGTVLVAMLGVGVAEWTGLINTSLKKLLSGVHPRLLTVVVVFAGIMSNVASDAGYVVVIPLGAIVFANAGRHPMAGLAAAFAGVSGGFSANLMLGTIDPLLTGITVEALHNAGMDIAIDPTCNWFFMIVSTFILTVVGTFVTEKIVEKNLGTYNGSYKPDNMPISDVENKGLKLAGISVLIMAVILIIGLFGLPKLPGLAVLREIDPKTGESSISNFMHGGLLPVILLIFLIPGLIYGKKTGKINSSHDLVKGMSQAMSSMGGYLVLSFFAAQFVNYFGKTNLGTIISVNGANFLKSIGFTGLPLIISFVIISAFLNLFMGSASAKWAIMAPIFVPMMVNLGLSPALTQVAYRIGDSSTNLITPLMSYFAMIVVFMKKYDEDSGLGTLISTMLPYSIAFLLSWIGLMIIWYIFGLPLGPGAFIHI; translated from the coding sequence ATGGATAAAAAAAAGAACAAGGAAGTTTCAGGCTTCCTCAAAGGAGTTGAAAGGATCGGAAACAAGCTGCCGCATCCTGCTATAATTTTCTTAATTTTAAGTATCATTGTAATCATCGTTTCTGCACTCGCAGAAGCCTACGGTACCCCCGTTACCTACTTTGATGCAAAAAAGGGAAAAGAAGTTACTATCGGAGCTGTTTCGCTTTTAAACCTTGACGGTCTTAGGTACATTCTAAACACTGCTACAAAGAATTTTACAGGCTTTGCACCTTTGGGAACAGTTTTGGTTGCCATGCTCGGTGTAGGCGTTGCAGAATGGACAGGTCTTATCAATACCTCTCTTAAAAAGCTTCTTTCAGGTGTTCACCCCAGACTTTTGACTGTTGTTGTTGTTTTTGCAGGTATTATGAGCAATGTAGCTTCGGACGCAGGTTATGTTGTTGTTATCCCCCTCGGAGCCATCGTATTTGCTAATGCAGGCCGCCACCCGATGGCCGGTCTTGCAGCCGCTTTCGCAGGCGTTTCGGGAGGTTTCTCTGCCAACCTCATGCTCGGTACAATCGACCCTCTTTTGACAGGTATTACGGTTGAAGCCTTGCACAATGCCGGAATGGATATAGCTATCGACCCGACTTGTAACTGGTTCTTTATGATTGTTTCGACATTTATACTTACCGTTGTAGGTACATTTGTTACGGAAAAAATTGTTGAAAAAAACTTAGGAACATATAACGGCTCATATAAGCCGGATAATATGCCTATTTCCGATGTTGAAAACAAGGGACTCAAACTTGCAGGTATTTCCGTTTTAATTATGGCTGTTATTTTAATCATCGGACTTTTCGGTCTTCCCAAGCTCCCCGGTCTTGCAGTTTTAAGAGAAATCGATCCTAAAACAGGGGAAAGCTCAATTTCAAACTTTATGCACGGCGGCCTTTTACCGGTCATTCTTTTAATCTTCTTGATTCCCGGTCTTATCTATGGAAAGAAAACAGGAAAGATTAATTCTTCACACGATCTTGTTAAGGGTATGTCGCAGGCTATGAGCTCGATGGGCGGTTATCTCGTATTGAGCTTTTTCGCTGCACAGTTTGTAAACTACTTCGGAAAAACAAACCTCGGAACAATTATTTCGGTAAACGGTGCAAACTTCTTAAAGAGCATCGGCTTTACAGGCTTGCCGCTTATAATCTCCTTTGTTATTATTTCGGCCTTCCTTAACCTCTTCATGGGTTCGGCTTCTGCAAAGTGGGCTATTATGGCTCCTATCTTTGTTCCCATGATGGTAAACCTCGGCCTTTCACCTGCCTTAACACAGGTTGCATACCGAATCGGAGATTCAAGTACAAACCTCATCACGCCCTTGATGAGCTATTTTGCAATGATTGTTGTATTTATGAAAAAATACGATGAAGATTCCGGTCTTGGAACATTGATTTCAACCATGTTGCCATATTCAATCGCATTCTTGCTTTCATGGATAGGCCTCATGATTATTTGGTACATCTTCGGTCTGCCCCTCGGCCCCGGAGCATTTATCCACATCTAA